ATTATTGTCCTTTGTTTACTGATTAAAATTTAAAGGGTAAATCCATTAAAGCCCAAATATACAAAGATATATTTAATGCAATCGCAGCGCCAACTGTAAGTTTCTTCATACTAAAGTGAATTCCTATATTATTAATTCAGCAATAAAATTTCTATTGAGAAAGTATTTATATTCTCATCCACACATTAATCATTGTCCTTATGTGGCTTTTCAGGAAGGAAAAGAAGTCCTGACCTGCAATCATCAAGAATTTCTCTGACTTGAGCTAATTTTGAATCAAGCACTTGGTCAGTATTGATAGAGATCCAAACAGGTTTTATCAATTCATTATTGGTTCCAAGTCTTACCCGAGCTCCAAACCAATTTGCATGTGAAGGTATTGAGGCTCTGCATTTTATTTCATTAATAGTTAAATCAATCTTCCTCTCGATAAGCCAATCTTCTACAACAATCAAATTAGTAAAACTATTCAACCCAGCATTTACTGATGTAAAACCAGCAATCAAAAAGATCAAAAAAAAATAATTCTTCAAAAATTCAGAAGTAATTATTACTTCAGTTTATCTAGAAATAGTCCTAAACAGAAATGGGTCGCCTGAGATTCGAACTCAGGACCAGCCGGTTAAAAGCCGGATGCTCTACCACTGAGCTAGCGACCCTTTAATAGACCAATACTAATAGTCCAATATGAAAAATATCACGTTGTCGAAGCATTAACTGCCTTAATGTTCCTTTTTGAGGACTAAAAAACAATTTAAAGATATTTTTTTTACTCCCTCATTGATTTTTAGATATTTCTGAAGTCTTAATAAATAGTTGAGGAGAATGAGAATACTATGTAATTAAGCTAAAAAAAATGCACACTACAGTTTGACTGAAGATTCTACGGTAACAGTAATAGGTGCTGGTCTAGCAGGCTCAGAAGCTGCATGGCAAATAGCAAGTGCTGGAATCAAAGTAAATCTTTATGAAATGCGACCAAAGAAGAAATCTCCGGCGCATCACTCACCGGAATTCGCAGAACTCGTTTGCAGCAATAGCTTTGGAGCGCTTAGTAGTGATAGAGCCGCAGGTCTTTTACAAGAAGAGTTAAGAAAATTAAAATCTATTGTAATTTCAAAAGCTGATCAACACGCTGTTCCAGCAGGAGGAGCACTTGCAGTAGACAGAAGTCAATTCAGCCTATCAATCACAAATGAACTTTCCTCTCATCCCCTAATAAGAATCATTAGAGATGAATGTCCGTGTCTACCAAATGCTCAACAAATAACAATTTTAGCCACAGGTCCTTTAACAAGCGAATCGCTTGCTGAAGACATAAAAAAATTCACAGGAGAAAATGAATGTCATTTTTTTGATGCTGCTAGTCCAATAATTACTGGTGAAAGCATAGATTTTTCAACAGCATTTCGGGCAAGTAGATACGACAAAGGCGATGCTGATTACGTTAATTGTCCGATGAATGAAGAATCATATTTAAGATTTCACTCTGAGTTGATCAAAGCTGAACAAGCTGAATTAAAGGCTTTTGAAAAAGAATCTGCTACTTTTTTTGAAGGCTGCCTTCCTATTGAAGAGCTTGCGAAAAGAGGTCTAGAGACTATGCGTTTTGGCCCATTAAAGCCCATCGGGCTATGGGATCCTAGATGGGGAGATGTAAATAATAAAAGCCTTCGGAGACTTAAAAGAGCTCATGCAGTCGTTCAATTAAGAAAAGAAGATAAGGCAGGTCAATTATGGAATCTCGTTGGTTTTCAAACAAATTTAAAATGGGGCGAGCAAAAACGTGTGTTCAGGATGATTCCTGGCTTGTCAAATGCAGAATTTATTCGCTTGGGAGTAATGCATAGAAATACTTTTCTTGAATCTCCAAAGTTATTAGAGCCAACACTTCAGTTCATAAATAGAAAAACTTTATTTGCTGCTGGACAACTCACAGGTACAGAAGGGTATGCTGCTGCTATTGCTGGAGGTTGGTTGGCTGGAACTAACGCTGCATTGTTGGCAAAGGGACTAAATACAATTACTTTGCCATCGTCTACAATGATTGGAGCATTGACAAACTTTGTCAGCAATAGTCAAGCAAGCTTACGAGTTCAAAATAAAAAAAACTTTCAACCTATGCCAGCTAATTTTGGATTACTACCTGAACTCGATAATAGAGTTCACAACAAACGTGAACGATACAAAGAGTATAGAAATAGAGCTTTGAGTCAAATAACAAAGTTAAGAGACACTTTAACAAATAAAAACTCTGTTTACTCGGCCATTTAAAAATTTCTGTACATCATGACTCAATTAACAAATAAACCTAAAGGCTCTCGCCACTGGGATTCAATAGTTATTGGTTCAGGTCTGGGTGGATTAGTGACTGCTAGTCAACTGGCCAGCAAGGGTGCAAAAGTCCTTGTGTTGGAACAATATAAAATCCCTGGTGGAAGTGGTGGTTCATTTAAGAGGAAAGGGTTTACTTTTGATGTTGGCGCATCTATGATTTTTGGTTTTGGTGATAAGGGGTACACCAATTTACTAACTCGAGCACTCAAAGATGTTGGACAAGAATGTGAAACGATTCCAGACCCAACACAATTGGCATATCATCTACCTAATCAGTTAGAAATTACAGTTGATAGAGATTATAAAAAATTTGTTACTAAGCTAATTGATTTGTTTCCCCATGAAGAGAAAGGAATAAATCATTTCTACGAAACATGCTGGGATGTTTTTAATTGTCTAGATTCGATGCCTTTACTTTCAATAGAGGACCCAAGATATCTAATGAAAGTTTTTTTTAAATCACCTTTATCATGCCTAGGACTCGCTAGATGGTTACCAGTTAATGCAGGAGATGTTGCTAGACGATATATCAAAGACCCCGCACTCTTAAAATTTATAGATATTGAATGCTTTTGCTGGTCTGTTATGCCCGCCGACTTAACTCCTATGATAAATGCAGGAATGGTTTTTTCGGATAGACATTATGGAGGTATTAACTATCCAAAAGGAGGCGTTGGTATTATTGCAGAAAAGTTAGTAAAAGGAATTGAAAGCTTTAATGGAGAAATTAGATATAAAGCAAAAGTTAAAAAAATAATTTTTGAGAACGGAACGGCAATAGGTGTTTTACTAGATAATGGTGAAGAAATTTTTAGTAAAACAATAGTCTCTAATGCAACAAGATGGGATACTTTTGGTGGCCAAGGAATCAATGATCCACTTGTAGAACCAGATAGAACCCCACCAGCAGAGACGAAATGGGAAAATAGATATATACCTTCTCCTTCATTTTTATCTCTACATTTGGGAGTAAGTAAAGATTCTATTCCTTCGAATACACATTGCCACCATTTGCTTCTCGATACATGGGAAGAGATGGAATATGAACAAGGAGTTACTTTTCTTTCAATTCCAACTCTATTAGATCCATCATTAGCACCTTCAGATAGCCATATTGTTCATGCCTTTACTCCTTCTTCAATGGATTGTTGGGAAGGATTAAACAACAAAGAATATCTTGAGAAGAAAAAAGAAGATGGAAATAAAGTTATTTCAAAGTTAGAAAAACTATTTCCAAACCTCAGTCAAAATATTTTACACAAGGAGATAGGGAGTCCACGAACACACAAAAGGTTTCTTTCTAGAAACAAAGGAAGTTATGGTCCAATTCCTTCAATGAGATTACCTGGCCTTCTTCCTATGCCATTTAATACTACAAAGATAAAAGGACTCTATTGTGTTGGTGATTCTTGTTTCCCTGGTCAAGGGTTAAATGCTGTGGCCTTTAGCGGATATGCCTGCGCACACATAATTGGCACAAAACTGGGGATGAACAAATGGGAACTTCCAAAATAACTTATTAAAATCTTACTAAAAGTTATGAAGGAAGGTTATCAAGGCTAAACCTGTAACCTTGCTGACGAACAGTTGTAATTCCTCCTCCATCACCGAGACCTGCTTGTTCTAGTTTTCTTCGAAGCGTCAAAACCTGCGTATCAACAGAACGAGGTCCACCACTAAATGGAGGCCAAGCCATTCTAAGTAGCTCATGGCGGCTTCTTACCATTCCAGGTGGCATCAACAGGGCACACAACAAAGCAAATTCCCTAGGACTCAGTTCGACAGGCTTTTCTCGCAAGGTGACTTGCCTGAGGAGAAGGTGAACCTCAAGAGGACCAACCGCGACACGTTCTTGCAAACCAATTCTTCCTCTTTTAAGTAAAGTTCTGCATCTAGCAGCTAATTCTTCTAGGCCAAAAGGTTTCCTTAAAACATCATCGGCTCCATCATCTAAAAGGCCAACAACGGGTTCAACTCCTGTTCTTGCTGTTAGAACGATCACAGAACATCCCAATTGTTGTGCAAGTCGAAGAGCTGAACTTTTTTCCAATATCTCAGCACTAACTAATAAATCTGGTGATTGGTCACGACAAAGGTCAACTGCCTCCTCAGCAGAACCTACTGCTGCGGCCAGCTGTCCATCTTGCCTGAGCCTTTGAACCAAAACAGTCCTGAGAGTTGGATGTGGTTCTACAACAAGCACCTTGGAGGGTGATTGCGTGGTTGCTTGAATAGGAGAAGAACCTGAGGAGGATCCTTGAATTTGCTCAGTAGCAAGCTGATCTGCAGGTATTAATGTCACAACTTATAAAAGTAGACCCTTAGACTAGAGAAGATATTAAAGCAAACTGTTCGCTGACTATCAAGAATAATCAGTGTCTTAGCAAACCATGACATCTTTTGATTCTCCAGAGGCAATAAAACACTTCCAATCAATTTGCGATGCCTGTCAAGAGTTAACGAGTCGATACCACAGTCCATCTGAGCTTAGGATCTATGCAGATGGATATTTGCATTCTCTCAGGAATTGCAAGAGATTACCCTCTAGGGACCAAGAGAAATTAGAAGCATTAATTGATAGATGGATCATGGATCCTTCCAGCTTTATTGGTCCAGATGGTGATATTAATAACCTCTTTTTTCAAAAAGAATCTCGATAAGAATCAAAAAAGTGACAAGTTATGAAGCAAGTGCAATTTCTAACTTTTCTTTCAATTCCCCAGAGTTATACATGCTTATCAATATATCTGAACCACCCATAAATTCTCCTTTTAAATAGACTTGAGGTATTGTCGGCCAATTTGAATATTCTTTTATACCTTCCCGAATTTCCATATCTGAAAGCACATCAAAAGTTTCAAAGCTCATCCCCAATGAATTAAGAATTTGAACAACATTGTTAGAAAAACCACATTGTGGCATCAACTTATTGCCTTTCATAAAAACAAATATCGGTTCTGACTTGATTAAGAGTTCAATCTTTGAACGAGTGTTAGGATCCATGACGGAAAAATTAATGAGGGATTGAGGTTTTCAAGGCCAAAGCATGAATTGTTTCGGTTTTCAATTCATTTTTTAAAGCACCATAAACAAGTTGATGTTGTTGTACAAGTGATAAACCTGAGAATTTTGCAGATACTACATTTACTTCCAGATGATCACCTCCTCCCAAATCTTTTACATCAATTTGAGCATCTGGAAGTGATTGCTTTATTAAAAGAGTAACTTCTTTGGCTGTAATCATTTTCAAATAAAAAATTAAAGTGAATTAGGAGGAAATAAATTCAATGTGACTGCTAGAAAATCAATTAAAGAAATTATATTATCCTCTACCAACAGCTAACAAAGCCGATTGTTCAGCAGCTCGCATACTTTTAGAGAGTGCAATATTGAAATCATTTGTAGATTTATTAAAATTTCTAGAAACGATTATTGGTTTAGCAAAACAAATTGATGCCGATCCATAAAACTTAGGAATAACATCGCTGTAGGCCAAACCGACTGGAACAATTTTAATTTCTAAACCTTTGTTAGATGCTAGTTGAGCCAGGCGAATCAACCCTTTTTTTAGTTTTACAGGTTCGCCAAATCGATTTATTTTTCCTTCTGGGAATACAACCAACTGCTGACTTGAAATCAACAAATCTACGGCATATCTAAGAGTAGTTAAAGAAGGTCTTCCTTGATCAATGGGGAAACAACCTAACCTATTCAAGAACCATCCTTGTATCCCTTTCATCTCTGATCGGGTGACCATGTATCTGCAGTCTCTATATGTAATTCTTCTCCCAGCTGCCATAGTCAGCATCAAAGCATCCCATCTAGATCTATGAGTAGGAGCAAGAACAACAGAACCGCTTAAAGGTAAATTCTCACCACCAAGAACTATTCTTCTTCGAAAAAAATTGTTCAACGCAAAATCTTGAGTTACCAACATCGCCAATCGACTCCAAAAAGGATCAACCCCGAGACATATTTTTTTTTCTCTATGAAGAAAGGGCAAAAATCCCTCAGTAACAAACTATCTAATGAAGTTAACTCCGAAAGCTTTATTATTAATAGTCGCACTGGGCAGTTACTCCAGCGGCTAAACCTTATTTTGCTTTTGATGAATAGAATCAGAATATATTTTAAATACCTATGGCAAGTCTTGGAGTAAACATTGATCACATAGCAAATGTTCGAGAAGCTCGTAAGACATTCGAACCTGATCCAGTAACAATGGCTCTTTTAGCGGAATTAGGCGGAGCTGACGGCATAACAGTTCACCTTAGGGAAGATAGAAGACACATACAAAATAGAGATCTATTTCTTTTAAAAGAGACTGTGCATTCACGCTTAAATCTGGAAATGGCTGCTACTGAGGAAATGACTTCAATAGCACTTAAGACGAAGCCAGATCTCGTTACATTAGTTCCAGAGAAAAGGGAAGAAGTCACTACAGAAGGAGGACTCGATGTAATTAAACACAAAAAAAAATTAAAAGAAATAATTCAACTTTTATCTGATGCAAATATACCAGTGAGTCTTTTTGTAGATCCAATCCAAGAGCAGTTGGCAAATTGTGCTGAAGTAAAGGCCTCTTGGATTGAACTGCACACAGGTAAATATGCAGTCACTAAAAACCAAGCAAGACGTTTGGAATTATCCATTCTTAAAGAAAGCACTGCCAAAGCAAAATCCTATGGTTTGAGAGTAAACGCAGGGCATGGACTGACATATCAAAACGTTGAACCTATTGCAGCTATTGAAGGGATTGAAGAATTAAATATTGGCCATACAATTATTTCTAGAGCCCTTTCCGTAGGCCTATCTCAAGCGGTAAAAGAAATGAAAAGCCTAATTATCAATCCAAGGAAAGAGAACTTCTTAATTTAAAAATATGTTTAAATCGCATTTTGACTCTTGTTAACAATTTATCGAAGCAATAAAGCTGAATGGTTAGCAGAAATACTAGGACAAGAACTCCGGTTAAATCCTCCTGAAATAACAGAAGAAGTTAACATCATTGTAAGTACATGGCCATCAAGCAGATGGCTAAGTGAAAAACTTTCAATAATTAATAATATCAATGCATTAGTTAAATACCCCTTCCCTGGAACATATTTAAGAAGGTTAGTCAAGAGAATTATTGGTATTGATCCTAATGAAAAAGATCCATGGGAAAAGAATCATCTTGTTTGGGATATTTTAGAGTTTTTACCAGAATTAATGAAGAAAGAAGAAGCACAGATAATTAAATCCTGGCTGAAAAAAAGCGAAAAAGAAAATAAGCAAATCAATATGAATTCATGGGATCTAGCGAACAATATTGCAGAGATATTTGATGATTATATACTCTATAGACCTGAGATTATCAAGCAATGGTTAAGTAAGAAAAAAAAGAACGTAACGAGAGACATTAGTGTTAATAAAAATCTCCTTTGGCAAGAAATACTATTCAACTTATTACATGACAAGATTAATAAAGACCCCTTCTGTATTCAAGTCGAAAAGGCTATTAACGTTTTAAAGAAAGGTGATATTTCTAAACTCTCTTATCCAAAGAATCTATACATCTATGGGCTGAGCAGTATGGCACCATTGCAAATAGATTTAATTCAGGCATTCTCAAAAGTAATAAATATAAGAATTTATCTAATTTCCCCTTGTAATGATCTTTGGCAAAGATTAGAAACAAGAAGAATGCAATTTAGAAACACATGGAATACACCTCCTGACAGGCAATGGTTACTAGAATCTCCAAGACTTGAGGCCTTCCTTGGACGGATGGGTGCTGAATTTCAACAATTGCTAGAGGGAAGTGGGGAATATCAATTAGGGGAAAGAAATGAAGAAGATATTTTCTCTCTTACAGCAGATATCACTGCTAATAAAGGAAACAAACCAAATCTATTAGAACAACTACAACAAGAATTGTTATTCACAAAAAGTGGAAAAATTCTAACTAAAGAGAAATCTGACAAATCAATACTTTTCCTAAAATCTCCAGGGAAGTATCGCCAAGTGGAATTAATACGAGACCACATATTGCAGCTCTTCGCCCATAACAAGAAGCTACAACCCAGAGACATTTTAATAATGACACCACAAATTGATAGCTATGCGCCAATATTTTCCTCAGTATTTAATAATATAGATCATAATACCACTCAACTACCTTGGGTAATCACAGATAGAAGTCAAGAGGATAAAGTAGGTTTAATACATTTTGTGTTAAATCTGTTAGAGGTTTCTGCATCTCGTCTGACTGCATCAATTTTTGAAAACCTATTAAGTAATCCAGCATTACAAAAACAACAGCAAATAAGTAATGAAGAGGTGAGTGGCATAACCAAAAGTCTTCAATCCGCTGGCTTCACTTGGGGACTTGATTCCTCAGAAAGATTTGGGGAAGAAACCCACAGCCTTTGTTGGTGTTTAGAAAGATTTCTACTTGGTCTTGTTTTACCAGACGATCCAATTAATGGGATAAGAAATATCTCCCCATTTTCCGAAAACATTTCAAATACAGAGTTTATAAAAGTTTGGGGCATACTTTCAAAACTTTGCAATTATATCGATGAGCTCCGCAGTAAACGTTCATGTAAAAAATGGATAAAACTTATAACATCGCTCGTAAAGGATTTATTTGGAGATGGTGGAAAATGGGCATGGGAAGAACAACAACTACTAACTATTGTTAATAATTGGGGTCTCATAACAGATAATTGTGAACTAGAAATTGATTGTTTAGTAGTCAAAGACATTATTAGCAAAGCATTAAGTTCTTCAAATGGAAAATTTGGTCATAGGACAGGAAAAATTACGATCAGTGCCTTAGAACCGATGAGAGCAATCCCTCATCAAATCATCATCGTCATGGGACTAGAAAGTAGAACTTTTCCAAGAATAGACAATAGAAGAAGTTTTAATCTCCTAGAAAGGAAAAGAGAGCTTGGAGACCCTAACCAATATGACAAAGACCGCTATTCTTTATTAGAGGCTTTAATCTCAACTCGTCAAAATCTTTTACTTTCTTGGAATTCCAAAGATGAAAAGACAGGAGAAGATATTGAACCTCCAAGTCCTATTCAACAATGGCTGAATTACTTAAGAATCAAATTAGGAGCCAATATCTTTAAAGATATTCTTATTGAGCCACCAGCAAATCCTCTTGATCATTTCAACTTTATAAAAACCGAAAATTCACAAATCATGAGTTGTGATAGGAAGAATCTAGAAGCTAGAGAATGGATAGAAAAAGCAATACCGACTAAAAAGGTCTCACTAGGACTACCGATAAATTGGACAGAAGCAAACGGAAATAAATTAAAATCTTATTCTTTCGAAAAAATTAAAGAATGGTTACTCAATCCACAAATAACATGGTTAAAAGAGAATGAAATCCAATCAAAAGAATTTGTCAATCTTATTGAAGACAATGATTTACTCGAACTTTCTGAACTTGAAAGATATAAACTGCTTAAATATCGACTAGAAAATAGTGATCTCACAAAAGTTAATGACATAAAAAATAATAAAAATTACTGGCAAAAGACCTATTCTGGCAAAGGTGTTTTCCCCCCAAAAGGCTCTGGAATAATAGAGGAAGATCTTATTGAGGAGCGATGGAATAATTTAATATCAGCAATATATGCTACTGGTGAAATAACGAAAAAGAGTATAGAGATGCAAGAGCTAGAGGGTGATTTTTACTTTGGAGGGAAGAATTTAATACAGATTGAAGTTGGAAGTTTAAAATATAAAACTCTTATGAATGGATGGCTAAATCATTTATATTTATCTGCAAATAGTTCATTTAACTCTAAAACACTCATAATATCTAAAAAACTAGATTATAGAAAAAAAATCAACTTCACAGTGAGCAAGGAAATATTACCAATTGACGCTAAAGAAGCCTCTAAAACTCTAAGAGGAATCAATCTATTAGCAGTAGAAGGAAGAAAGAATTGTTGGCCCATACCACCAGAAAGTGGTCTGGCTTATGCCATTGCTAAAAACGAGCAGAATAAGAATGAGCAAGATTTATTTAAAAATAAATGGGAAGGCGATTTATA
The sequence above is drawn from the Prochlorococcus marinus str. MIT 1013 genome and encodes:
- a CDS encoding lysophospholipid acyltransferase family protein, with the translated sequence MPFLHREKKICLGVDPFWSRLAMLVTQDFALNNFFRRRIVLGGENLPLSGSVVLAPTHRSRWDALMLTMAAGRRITYRDCRYMVTRSEMKGIQGWFLNRLGCFPIDQGRPSLTTLRYAVDLLISSQQLVVFPEGKINRFGEPVKLKKGLIRLAQLASNKGLEIKIVPVGLAYSDVIPKFYGSASICFAKPIIVSRNFNKSTNDFNIALSKSMRAAEQSALLAVGRG
- the trmFO gene encoding FADH(2)-oxidizing methylenetetrahydrofolate--tRNA-(uracil(54)-C(5))-methyltransferase TrmFO, translated to MTEDSTVTVIGAGLAGSEAAWQIASAGIKVNLYEMRPKKKSPAHHSPEFAELVCSNSFGALSSDRAAGLLQEELRKLKSIVISKADQHAVPAGGALAVDRSQFSLSITNELSSHPLIRIIRDECPCLPNAQQITILATGPLTSESLAEDIKKFTGENECHFFDAASPIITGESIDFSTAFRASRYDKGDADYVNCPMNEESYLRFHSELIKAEQAELKAFEKESATFFEGCLPIEELAKRGLETMRFGPLKPIGLWDPRWGDVNNKSLRRLKRAHAVVQLRKEDKAGQLWNLVGFQTNLKWGEQKRVFRMIPGLSNAEFIRLGVMHRNTFLESPKLLEPTLQFINRKTLFAAGQLTGTEGYAAAIAGGWLAGTNAALLAKGLNTITLPSSTMIGALTNFVSNSQASLRVQNKKNFQPMPANFGLLPELDNRVHNKRERYKEYRNRALSQITKLRDTLTNKNSVYSAI
- a CDS encoding BolA family protein, producing the protein MITAKEVTLLIKQSLPDAQIDVKDLGGGDHLEVNVVSAKFSGLSLVQQHQLVYGALKNELKTETIHALALKTSIPH
- a CDS encoding DUF6761 family protein, whose amino-acid sequence is MTSFDSPEAIKHFQSICDACQELTSRYHSPSELRIYADGYLHSLRNCKRLPSRDQEKLEALIDRWIMDPSSFIGPDGDINNLFFQKESR
- the crtH gene encoding carotenoid isomerase; the protein is MTQLTNKPKGSRHWDSIVIGSGLGGLVTASQLASKGAKVLVLEQYKIPGGSGGSFKRKGFTFDVGASMIFGFGDKGYTNLLTRALKDVGQECETIPDPTQLAYHLPNQLEITVDRDYKKFVTKLIDLFPHEEKGINHFYETCWDVFNCLDSMPLLSIEDPRYLMKVFFKSPLSCLGLARWLPVNAGDVARRYIKDPALLKFIDIECFCWSVMPADLTPMINAGMVFSDRHYGGINYPKGGVGIIAEKLVKGIESFNGEIRYKAKVKKIIFENGTAIGVLLDNGEEIFSKTIVSNATRWDTFGGQGINDPLVEPDRTPPAETKWENRYIPSPSFLSLHLGVSKDSIPSNTHCHHLLLDTWEEMEYEQGVTFLSIPTLLDPSLAPSDSHIVHAFTPSSMDCWEGLNNKEYLEKKKEDGNKVISKLEKLFPNLSQNILHKEIGSPRTHKRFLSRNKGSYGPIPSMRLPGLLPMPFNTTKIKGLYCVGDSCFPGQGLNAVAFSGYACAHIIGTKLGMNKWELPK
- a CDS encoding response regulator transcription factor; the protein is MTLIPADQLATEQIQGSSSGSSPIQATTQSPSKVLVVEPHPTLRTVLVQRLRQDGQLAAAVGSAEEAVDLCRDQSPDLLVSAEILEKSSALRLAQQLGCSVIVLTARTGVEPVVGLLDDGADDVLRKPFGLEELAARCRTLLKRGRIGLQERVAVGPLEVHLLLRQVTLREKPVELSPREFALLCALLMPPGMVRSRHELLRMAWPPFSGGPRSVDTQVLTLRRKLEQAGLGDGGGITTVRQQGYRFSLDNLPS
- a CDS encoding pyridoxine 5'-phosphate synthase yields the protein MASLGVNIDHIANVREARKTFEPDPVTMALLAELGGADGITVHLREDRRHIQNRDLFLLKETVHSRLNLEMAATEEMTSIALKTKPDLVTLVPEKREEVTTEGGLDVIKHKKKLKEIIQLLSDANIPVSLFVDPIQEQLANCAEVKASWIELHTGKYAVTKNQARRLELSILKESTAKAKSYGLRVNAGHGLTYQNVEPIAAIEGIEELNIGHTIISRALSVGLSQAVKEMKSLIINPRKENFLI
- a CDS encoding exodeoxyribonuclease V subunit gamma, producing MLTIYRSNKAEWLAEILGQELRLNPPEITEEVNIIVSTWPSSRWLSEKLSIINNINALVKYPFPGTYLRRLVKRIIGIDPNEKDPWEKNHLVWDILEFLPELMKKEEAQIIKSWLKKSEKENKQINMNSWDLANNIAEIFDDYILYRPEIIKQWLSKKKKNVTRDISVNKNLLWQEILFNLLHDKINKDPFCIQVEKAINVLKKGDISKLSYPKNLYIYGLSSMAPLQIDLIQAFSKVINIRIYLISPCNDLWQRLETRRMQFRNTWNTPPDRQWLLESPRLEAFLGRMGAEFQQLLEGSGEYQLGERNEEDIFSLTADITANKGNKPNLLEQLQQELLFTKSGKILTKEKSDKSILFLKSPGKYRQVELIRDHILQLFAHNKKLQPRDILIMTPQIDSYAPIFSSVFNNIDHNTTQLPWVITDRSQEDKVGLIHFVLNLLEVSASRLTASIFENLLSNPALQKQQQISNEEVSGITKSLQSAGFTWGLDSSERFGEETHSLCWCLERFLLGLVLPDDPINGIRNISPFSENISNTEFIKVWGILSKLCNYIDELRSKRSCKKWIKLITSLVKDLFGDGGKWAWEEQQLLTIVNNWGLITDNCELEIDCLVVKDIISKALSSSNGKFGHRTGKITISALEPMRAIPHQIIIVMGLESRTFPRIDNRRSFNLLERKRELGDPNQYDKDRYSLLEALISTRQNLLLSWNSKDEKTGEDIEPPSPIQQWLNYLRIKLGANIFKDILIEPPANPLDHFNFIKTENSQIMSCDRKNLEAREWIEKAIPTKKVSLGLPINWTEANGNKLKSYSFEKIKEWLLNPQITWLKENEIQSKEFVNLIEDNDLLELSELERYKLLKYRLENSDLTKVNDIKNNKNYWQKTYSGKGVFPPKGSGIIEEDLIEERWNNLISAIYATGEITKKSIEMQELEGDFYFGGKNLIQIEVGSLKYKTLMNGWLNHLYLSANSSFNSKTLIISKKLDYRKKINFTVSKEILPIDAKEASKTLRGINLLAVEGRKNCWPIPPESGLAYAIAKNEQNKNEQDLFKNKWEGDLYMQGERENLTMELCFGKECKASTFLDNESFDDVLMSLYEPLLKKTN
- the grxD gene encoding Grx4 family monothiol glutaredoxin; protein product: MDPNTRSKIELLIKSEPIFVFMKGNKLMPQCGFSNNVVQILNSLGMSFETFDVLSDMEIREGIKEYSNWPTIPQVYLKGEFMGGSDILISMYNSGELKEKLEIALAS